Proteins from a single region of Amycolatopsis sp. CA-230715:
- a CDS encoding saccharopine dehydrogenase NADP-binding domain-containing protein, translated as MSRIGVVGGYGAVGAAAVRALGGWDPGPIRVGGRAPDRAARIVAEAAPGGEAVAVDVRDPRSLARFCDGCSVVLNCAGPAFEVGTSVAEAAFASGCQYVDAAGDDALFAKVGGLVPPGRTAVLSAGMMPGASALLPRYALALSPDARRLTVYAGGRDRFTRVAAADFLTGGAEVFGEPLAVWEDGRKVSGALTTRSAAVLPFFPEPVTARPYLGNELARIAENAGLERLESYSVFAGERALAALGGDGDPAAADRLAAASELDLFGRRQYALLVVEATGAGDGVTVALRGSGASALTGAFAALTVREVLAGAVPAGTHHAGEVLDPVVAADALGALDGIELRVVHQPLAEVGFEEEAL; from the coding sequence GTGAGCCGCATCGGGGTCGTCGGTGGCTACGGCGCGGTCGGCGCGGCGGCGGTCCGCGCGCTCGGTGGCTGGGATCCGGGGCCGATCCGCGTCGGCGGGCGTGCCCCGGACCGGGCCGCGCGCATCGTCGCCGAAGCGGCACCCGGCGGGGAGGCGGTGGCCGTCGATGTCCGGGATCCGCGGTCGCTCGCGCGTTTCTGCGACGGGTGTTCCGTGGTGCTCAACTGCGCGGGGCCCGCCTTCGAGGTGGGTACCTCGGTCGCCGAGGCGGCGTTCGCCTCGGGATGCCAGTACGTCGACGCCGCGGGCGATGACGCCTTGTTCGCGAAGGTCGGCGGGCTCGTGCCGCCCGGCCGGACGGCGGTCCTGTCGGCGGGGATGATGCCGGGTGCTTCCGCACTGCTGCCGCGATACGCGCTCGCGTTGTCGCCGGACGCACGCCGCCTGACGGTGTACGCGGGGGGACGGGACCGGTTCACCAGGGTCGCCGCGGCCGACTTCCTCACCGGCGGCGCGGAGGTTTTCGGGGAGCCGCTCGCGGTGTGGGAGGACGGCCGGAAGGTCTCCGGCGCGCTGACGACCCGTTCCGCCGCGGTGCTCCCGTTCTTCCCCGAACCCGTCACCGCACGCCCGTACCTCGGGAACGAGCTGGCGAGGATCGCGGAGAACGCCGGGCTGGAGCGGCTGGAGTCGTACTCGGTGTTCGCGGGGGAGCGGGCGCTGGCCGCGCTCGGCGGTGACGGTGACCCGGCGGCGGCGGATCGGCTCGCCGCGGCCAGCGAACTCGACCTGTTCGGCAGGCGGCAGTACGCGTTGCTCGTCGTCGAAGCCACTGGAGCGGGCGACGGCGTCACGGTCGCCCTGCGCGGCAGCGGCGCCAGTGCGCTGACCGGCGCCTTCGCCGCCCTGACCGTGCGCGAAGTACTGGCAGGCGCGGTGCCCGCGGGGACGCACCACGCGGGCGAGGTGCTGGATCCGGTGGTCGCCGCGGACGCGCTCGGCGCGCTGGACGGGATCGAGCTGCGGGTCGTGCACCAGC